The Actinomycetes bacterium sequence GCCATCCCGGCGATCGTGCGCGACACCGGTGACGACGCCATGCTGCGCGACGCCCTGTTGGAGAACCTGCACCGCAGCCAGCTCAACCCGCTTGAGGAGGCTGCGGCGTACGACCAGCTGCTGCAGGACTTCGGCTGTACGCACGAGGAGCTCGCCGGGCGGATCGGGCGGTCGCGGCCACAGATCTCCAACACCCTGCGCCTGCTTCGGCTCCCGCCGTTGGTCCAGCGACGGGTGGCCGCCGGCGTGCTGTCGGCCGGTCACGCCCGGGCGCTGCTCGGTCTCGACGACGGCGCGGCCCAGGAGCGGCTGGCGCAGCGGATCGTCGCCGAGGGCATGTCGGTGCGTACCGTCGAGGAGATCGTGTCGCTGGGCGGCGACCAGCCGGCCGCCGACCCGCGGCCGGCCAAGGCCCGGCGCCCGGTGGCCCCCAAGCTGGCCGTGCTCGCCGACCGGCTCTCCGACCGCTTCGAGACCCGGGTCAAGGTCGACCTCGGTCGGTCGAAGGGCCGGATCATCGTGGAGTTCGCCTCGCTGGACGACCTCGAGCGGATCGTGGCGGTGATGGCACCCGAGGCCGCCGAAGGGCCGCTCGACGACGCCGGCAAGGCCTGAGCGCGGGGCGCCCGGCCACGGCGTGACGGCAGCACTCGACACGTCGACACGTCGACCCCTCGACCAGTCGACCAGTCGACCCGTCGACCAGTCGACCCGTCGACCCGGTCCGAGGTCGGTGCAACGGCTGCTCGACATGACGACGTACCGGCAGATCGATAGCCCGACAGATCGACAGGTCGGCACAGCGAGGGAGCGACTGGTCGGCAGATCGGCTTGACGACGTACTGCTATGTCAAGACGTCGACCCATCGTCGAGTCGGCATATCGATATGAGGGGACCCGCACGGCGTCGCCGGCGGGTCTGGCGGGGCGGCGCCGCTGCGGGATACCCTGCGATGCCGCAACCGGGGGGCGGGCGGCGAGCACCTCGGCAAGCAGCGCGGGCATCGCGCGGAGGCACGGGAGGCAACGTGTCGCGACGGGTCGCCAACCTGACGCTGGACAACCTCTCGGACCTTCCGGTGCGCTGCCGCAGCTGCGTGTTCTGGGAGCTGGACCCGGTCGCCGGGCAGGCCGCCGCGCGGTCCGGTGACACCGAGCTCGAGAAGGAGGCCTGGCTCTCGGCGACCCTGCTCGACTGGGGGTCCTGCGGCAAGATCGTCTACGTCGACTCGCTGCCGGCCGGCTACCTGACCTACGCGCCGCCGACGCACGTGCCGCGCAGCCTGGCCTTCCCGACCTCGCCGGTCTCCGGCGACGCGGTGCTGCTGATGACCGCCCGGGTGCAGCCTGAGTTCACCGGCGGCGGGCTGGCCCGGATGCTGGTGCAGACCGCGGCCAAGGACCTGACCCGCCGCGGCGTGCGCGCGATCGAGGCCTTCGGGCTGATCGACCGCACCGCGACCGAGGACCCGGCCCCTCCGGCGCGCGGCGCGCTGGGCGGCCCGGGCGGCGAGGGCGGTGGCATGCGCGGGATGGCGGCGCCCGACGACCCCCGCGACCTCGCCCCCGGCCCTCCCGGCGCTGCTGAGGAGGGCCGCTCGACGCCATGCGTCATCCCGGCCGACTTCCTGCTCGCGGTGGGCTTCAAGACGGTGCGGCCCCACCACCGCTTCCCTCGGCTGCGGCTCGACCTGCGCACCGCGGTGTCCTGGCGGGCCGACGTCGAGGTCGCCCTCGAGCGCCTGCTGGGGTCGATGAGCCCGGAGCCGGCCTTCCGCCCGGTCTGAGCGTCAGCCGCGCAGCGCGGGGATGCGCAGGAAGCCGGTCTGGGCGTCCTGGTCCGGCGGCAGGTAGAGCCGCTGCACGGCAGCCACCACGGCCTCGGCGAGCACGTCTCGGAACGCCGGGTCGGCCAGCCGCGCCGCGTCGCCGGCGTTGGTCAGGTAGCCCACCTCGATCCGGACCGCCGGCATCCGGGTCCGGCGCAGCAGGTCCCAGTTCATCGGATGGGTCCGCAGGTCGACCAGGTCGGTGCGGGCGCAGATCTCGCGCTGCACCAGGCCGGCG is a genomic window containing:
- a CDS encoding ParB/RepB/Spo0J family partition protein, which translates into the protein MSDRRRGLGRGLGALIPAAPGKGETASTGPSPVDLLIPGKDAPDEAAPASGDDGAPGVEDDGTGGPGGAASDIGTATSAAPVVGAHFAELPLDAITPNPRQPRTVFEEEALAELVHSLREIGLLQPVVVRPLGADRYELIMGERRWRAAQQAGFTAIPAIVRDTGDDAMLRDALLENLHRSQLNPLEEAAAYDQLLQDFGCTHEELAGRIGRSRPQISNTLRLLRLPPLVQRRVAAGVLSAGHARALLGLDDGAAQERLAQRIVAEGMSVRTVEEIVSLGGDQPAADPRPAKARRPVAPKLAVLADRLSDRFETRVKVDLGRSKGRIIVEFASLDDLERIVAVMAPEAAEGPLDDAGKA
- a CDS encoding GNAT family N-acetyltransferase; translated protein: MSRRVANLTLDNLSDLPVRCRSCVFWELDPVAGQAAARSGDTELEKEAWLSATLLDWGSCGKIVYVDSLPAGYLTYAPPTHVPRSLAFPTSPVSGDAVLLMTARVQPEFTGGGLARMLVQTAAKDLTRRGVRAIEAFGLIDRTATEDPAPPARGALGGPGGEGGGMRGMAAPDDPRDLAPGPPGAAEEGRSTPCVIPADFLLAVGFKTVRPHHRFPRLRLDLRTAVSWRADVEVALERLLGSMSPEPAFRPV